The nucleotide sequence TTTCTTCTCTTGGAACGCCGCCACAGGATATCCATTATCAGGATGAACCGACCGAGTTGATTATCGGAGATGGAAATAGGATACGGGAATATGTCTCTATCCATCGAGGAACGGTTTCCGGGGGAGGAAAGACGGTTATTGGCAATAAGAATATGCTGATGGCCTATTGCCATGTGGCCCATGATTGTATTCTCCATGATCATGTGATTATGTCCAATGTGGCAACTCTGGGAGGCCATGTGGAGGTGGGCAGTTATGCCAATCTTGGTGGCTTGGTAGCTGTTCATCAGTTTTGTCGTATAGGGGCCTATACCTATGTTGGAGGGATGTCAGGTATTTCGCTTGACGTGCCCCCTTATGTTATTCTGACCGGTACCAGAAATAGGATGCGCATTGCCGGGGTCAATAAGATCGGTATGCGGCGTAACGGCATGTCTCGGGAAGCGGTTAATGATATTGATCGTGCCTTTAGAATTATTTTCCGTTCCTCCCCGCAGGTTCTGGTTAAAGAGGCTTTGGCCCAGGTAACCCATGAATTTCCTGATTCCAAAGAGGTTCGTATCTTAGTGGATTTTTTCCGAGAGAGTAAACGCGGTGTGGTGAAACGCACCGAAGACAGCTAGAACGCGCACTGTACATGTCAACACCGATCGGACTTATTGCCGGAGGAGGGCAGTTCCCTCTGCTTTTTACCGAAGCGGCCCAGGAGCGCAAACGCAGAGTCGTTGCGGTTTGTCACCAAAACGAGACGCAAGCGGAGCTTGAGCAACGCGCTGATATTTCCTGTTGGGTAAAGCTGGGTCAGCTGGGTAAAATCATCCGTTTTTTTCATGAACAGGGCGTTCGTGAGGCTGTTTTTTGCGGTACCATCACCAAGACCCGGATGTTTAGAGATATCCTCCCGGATTTTAAGGGGCTGAGTCTCTGGAATAAAATTGACAGACGACTGGATGATGCCATCCTGCGGGCAGTGGCCGGGGCGCTTGAGGAAGAGGGAATCAAGGTGCTGGCCTCGACCTGTTATCTTGAGCATCTTTTTTTTCCAAAAGGGGTCTTAGGAAAGAAAAAGCCCTCCCAGGAGCAGTTGGCAGATATTCATTTTGGCTGGCGAATTGCCCGTGAAATAGGACGACTGGATATTGGTCAATGCGTTGTGGTTCGCGAGGGGGCAGTGTTGGCCGTTGAGGCCATAGAGGGGACGGACGCAGCAATACGTCGGGGCGGGGAGCTCTCAGGATCAGGGGCCGTGGTTGTCAAGCTGAAGAAACCAGGCCAGGATTTTCGTTTTGATCTGCCTGCCACCGGGACCAAGACTATCGAGACCTTGGCCTCGGTGAAGGGGGCTGTACTGGCTGTTGAGGCTGGGCAGTCCCTTCTTTTTGATTGCGAGGCCATGATTGCTGCTGCTAACCGGGCTGGTATTGCCGTCGTTGGAGTGCAGGAGGATGAGTCTGGCGAATTGCTCTTCTGAACAGCAATGTTAGGGTAAGCCAGTGAAGAGCAAGCAGAAGATACTGAAGGTGCTCCTGCTGACGACCTCCTTCCCTTTAACCAGGGAGTCAAGGAGCGGTATCTTTATCCAAAAAATGATCAACCAGCTGCCTGATAATGTGCAGGTAACTGTGCTGACTCCAGACAGTGCCAGCGCTGCCCTCCAGCCCTCTGGAGAGTACTCTGTCCTTCCCTTTCGCTACGCGCCCAAACATTGGCAGCAACTCGCCCATGGTTCCGGTGGAATCATGGCTGCTCTTTCGCGCAATAGGTTGCTTCTTCTTCTCCTTCCTTCTTTTCTCTGCTCCAATCTGCTGGTCTGCTGTTATGCTGCGCGTAAGATGGATATTCTGCACGCTAATTGGTCGATTAACGGGGTTATCGCCGGAATTGTCGGGTTGATTTTAGGAAAACCGGTCCTGACCACCTTACGGGGCAGCGATGTTAACCTGATGGAAACATCAGCTTTGATGCGTCGGTTGGTGCATTTCTGTCTCCGTTTCAGTAATGTTGTTGTTACAGTCAGCCCTTCTTTGCAACAAAAACTTACAGAACGTTTTCCCCAATACAGGGCAAAGATCGGAGTTATTTGTAATGGCATTGATCAGGCTTTTTTTGCTGCTGAGGATATTCAGGAAGAAGTAGAAGAAGGCTGTTCCGCATCAGGACAAGGGAAAAGATCTCTCCGTTTTTTATATGTGGGAAATCTGGTCCCTGGTAAAGGGGTGGATATTATTCTTCAGGCAGCAGCTTCCTTGCCTTCGGAGAATTGGCAGCTTGATATTATCGGTGACGGACCGGACCGGAAGGCATTAGAGGGGTATTGTCAGAAGCAGGGCCTGGAGAGCAGGGTCACCTTTCGCGGTTCAGCTCCACCAGAGGAAATACCGCATGCCATGGCCCAGGCAGATGTCTTTGTCTTTGCCAGCTTTGCCGAGGGAAGGCCGAATGTCGTGCTTGAGGCTATGGCGGTTGGCCTGCCTGTGATAGCCGGAGCAATCCCAGCGGTATCGGATCTCATTGAAAGCGGGCAACAGGGCCTTCTTTTCCCTCCAGGGGATGTCAGGGCCTTGGCAGGACATATGACATCTCTTCTGCAGGATTCGCTCGCACGGCAAAGGTTAGGGAACAAGGCCAGGCAGTCTCTTGCATCCTCAGGATTGAGCTGGCCCGAGTCAGCCAGACACTATCTCTCCGTTTATACAGATGTTGTTGAGGGGGAGTGTAGTTGAGGAGCAAGGCCCACCGCCAACGAAAAAGAGAGGCGATTTTTTTTAATCCGGCTGAGTGGTAACAGCTGCAATTAAGTCTTTCAGTTTTTCAATAATCTGGATGGTCCCTTCAAATGCATCCTGCTCCTCACTCAACACCTGTTCATAAAATTCACAGTCGTAACAGCTGGTGTGCAGAATGCGGGCAAAGCTCCCCTGAACTTTTTCAGCAGGGCCGGACATGGTTCCGGTGAGTGCCCAACAGGCCCGTCCCCCATTTATCCCGTTATTAATCCCGCTCACCGCCATTATTGTCGATGCAGGACAGATTCCCTGGTTCTTTACCTGATTGCCACCGGGTTGGCGGCCACATTTTTTCACTTCCCAACAATTTTTTTTTCGCACCCAGTTCTCCTTGCGTTCTGCTTACGGGCTCTCTTCAAAAAATTAAGGGAGCAGGTTATCAAAGGCGTTGCCTACCTTCTTTTCATCCAAGAGCTCATGGAGTTCCTTTTTTGATTTTTTTGTGCTCTCACTCTCTGTAGTATCGTGAGTATCATCATTAT is from Candidatus Electrothrix sp. GW3-4 and encodes:
- a CDS encoding glycosyltransferase; its protein translation is MKSKQKILKVLLLTTSFPLTRESRSGIFIQKMINQLPDNVQVTVLTPDSASAALQPSGEYSVLPFRYAPKHWQQLAHGSGGIMAALSRNRLLLLLLPSFLCSNLLVCCYAARKMDILHANWSINGVIAGIVGLILGKPVLTTLRGSDVNLMETSALMRRLVHFCLRFSNVVVTVSPSLQQKLTERFPQYRAKIGVICNGIDQAFFAAEDIQEEVEEGCSASGQGKRSLRFLYVGNLVPGKGVDIILQAAASLPSENWQLDIIGDGPDRKALEGYCQKQGLESRVTFRGSAPPEEIPHAMAQADVFVFASFAEGRPNVVLEAMAVGLPVIAGAIPAVSDLIESGQQGLLFPPGDVRALAGHMTSLLQDSLARQRLGNKARQSLASSGLSWPESARHYLSVYTDVVEGECS
- the lpxA gene encoding acyl-ACP--UDP-N-acetylglucosamine O-acyltransferase gives rise to the protein MTIHATAVVDPQAEVHETASVGAYSVVGPHVSIGPNTLIDAHAVISGHTRIGADNHIGSFSSLGTPPQDIHYQDEPTELIIGDGNRIREYVSIHRGTVSGGGKTVIGNKNMLMAYCHVAHDCILHDHVIMSNVATLGGHVEVGSYANLGGLVAVHQFCRIGAYTYVGGMSGISLDVPPYVILTGTRNRMRIAGVNKIGMRRNGMSREAVNDIDRAFRIIFRSSPQVLVKEALAQVTHEFPDSKEVRILVDFFRESKRGVVKRTEDS
- a CDS encoding two-CW domain-containing protein, with the protein product MRKKNCWEVKKCGRQPGGNQVKNQGICPASTIMAVSGINNGINGGRACWALTGTMSGPAEKVQGSFARILHTSCYDCEFYEQVLSEEQDAFEGTIQIIEKLKDLIAAVTTQPD
- the lpxI gene encoding UDP-2,3-diacylglucosamine diphosphatase LpxI (LpxI, functionally equivalent to LpxH, replaces it in LPS biosynthesis in a minority of bacteria.), coding for MSTPIGLIAGGGQFPLLFTEAAQERKRRVVAVCHQNETQAELEQRADISCWVKLGQLGKIIRFFHEQGVREAVFCGTITKTRMFRDILPDFKGLSLWNKIDRRLDDAILRAVAGALEEEGIKVLASTCYLEHLFFPKGVLGKKKPSQEQLADIHFGWRIAREIGRLDIGQCVVVREGAVLAVEAIEGTDAAIRRGGELSGSGAVVVKLKKPGQDFRFDLPATGTKTIETLASVKGAVLAVEAGQSLLFDCEAMIAAANRAGIAVVGVQEDESGELLF